From Pantoea sp. Ep11b, the proteins below share one genomic window:
- the lldR gene encoding transcriptional regulator LldR, with amino-acid sequence MTGADTLVKRLRAYITEHQLEPGMRLPAERQLSAELGVARSSLREAIQQLISSGMLVSRRGGGTWIRQQLTPWSEQRIVEPIRQLLQDDPDYRYDILEARHAIEASTAWHAALRATEADKEKLQYAFDATLKLKESDDPDLAAQADVRFHLAIAEASHNVVLLQTMRGFFELLQSSVMQSRQRMYTQPAIFARLTEQHQALLDAILAGDADAARQAAMQHLGFVHTTLKSLHEDEARQARITRLPDNDTRNPEESD; translated from the coding sequence ATGACCGGCGCCGACACGCTCGTAAAGCGCCTGCGCGCTTACATTACCGAACATCAGCTTGAGCCGGGCATGCGCCTGCCCGCCGAGCGGCAGCTCTCTGCCGAGCTGGGGGTGGCGCGATCCTCGCTGCGGGAAGCGATACAGCAGCTGATCAGCAGCGGGATGCTGGTCAGCCGACGCGGTGGCGGCACCTGGATCCGTCAGCAGCTGACGCCCTGGTCGGAACAGCGCATCGTTGAGCCGATTCGTCAGCTGCTGCAGGACGATCCCGACTACCGCTATGACATTCTGGAGGCGCGCCACGCCATCGAGGCCAGCACCGCCTGGCACGCGGCACTGCGCGCCACTGAAGCGGATAAAGAGAAGCTGCAGTACGCGTTTGACGCCACCCTGAAGCTTAAAGAGAGTGACGATCCCGATCTCGCCGCCCAGGCGGATGTCCGCTTCCATCTGGCGATTGCCGAGGCGTCGCACAATGTGGTGCTGCTGCAGACGATGCGGGGCTTTTTTGAACTGCTGCAGTCGTCGGTGATGCAGAGCCGTCAGCGCATGTATACCCAGCCTGCGATTTTCGCCCGCCTCACGGAGCAGCATCAGGCGCTGCTCGATGCCATCCTCGCGGGCGATGCCGATGCGGCCCGCCAGGCGGCGATGCAGCATCTGGGGTTTGTGCACACCACCCTGAAAAGTCTGCATGAGGATGAAGCACGCCAGGCGCGCATCACCCGCCTGCCCGATAACGATACACGTAATCCAGAGGAATCTGACTGA